A region from the Mya arenaria isolate MELC-2E11 chromosome 2, ASM2691426v1 genome encodes:
- the LOC128215857 gene encoding uncharacterized protein LOC128215857 has product MPRVVQVSSTSNLNVNTRDREQAEDFTDADDGFNKNHNQQEHCSLSFDALPQYLQFPIDYAAYNVVYCPSDNDPYCLHCEVGGEVVKYKKDARIWLHKSSDNNRIHASKNTNTPETRKATANEDDSNYDDIKRRLGKIQHYFQNVCASNVGYTHGPYRTAVGIDSDISSLGDSDADLTYSEESSPSHSITNTNIHTTKLDSRVTFADINEHANITQNESLSNTSMILETDIADPSEIQVDVSDSHMCTENASGNNSRSGLTSCEVARRLAPAIDMEHESLSDGLLDSAVNSFITDHTVGAFRRRRQRSNDSR; this is encoded by the exons ATGCCCAGGGTAGTTCAGGTAAGCTCGACCAGCAACCTCAACGTAAATACACGGGACCGGGAACAGGCTGAAGATTTTACCGACGCCGACGATGGTTTTAATAAAAACCACAACCAACAGGAACATTGCAGTTTGAGTTTTGATGCGTTGCCCCAATATCTGCAGTTTCCTATAGACTACGCGGCGTACAATGTGGTCTATTGTCCGTCAGACAACGACCCGTACTGTTTACACTGTGAGGTTGGTGGTGAGGTAGTCAAATACAAGAAAGACGCCAGGATATGGCTCCACAAAAGCAGTGATAATAACAGAATACATGCTAGTAAAAATACGAACACTCCGGAAACAAGAAAAGCAACTGCAAATGAAGATGATTCTAACTATGATGATATTAAGCGACGTCTAGGGAAAATTCAACACTATTTTCAAAACGTTTGTGCCTCAAATGTTGGTTACACTCACGGCCCTTATAGAACAGCCGTCGGTATTGACAGCGACATTTCTTCTCTCGGTGACTCGGACGCCGACCTGACATATTCGGAGGAGTCCAGTCCGTCTCATTCCATTACAAACACCAATATTCACACGACAAAGTTGGATTCCCGTGTTACATTCGCAGACATTAACGAGCATGCCAATATTACCCAGAATGAGAGTTTATCCAACACGTCGATGATCTTGGAGACTGATATCGCTGATCCCTCCGAAATACAAGTCGATGTCTCAGATTCGCACATGTGCACGGAGAACGCTAGCGGAAACAACAGCCGGAGCGGACTGACTTCCTGTGAGGTGGCAAGGCGGCTAGCGCCGGCCATCGATATGGAACACGAGTCGCTATCGGACGGCCTTCTGGACAGCGCCGTGAACAGCTTCATCACCGACCACACCGTCGGAGCGttccgccgccgccgacaacgAAG TAATGACTCGAGGTAa